One window from the genome of Blastocatellia bacterium encodes:
- a CDS encoding sorbosone dehydrogenase family protein → MLNCSPAASSLQELPLEKIKLPPGFRISVYAGNVPNARAMALGKNGTLFVGSRSAGKVYAVIDRDKDQKADEVITLARGLNMPSGVAFRDESLYVAEVNRVLRFDQIESKLSNPGAPVVVNDSFPKDRHHGWKFIGFGPDGMLYVPVGAPCNICERDDPRYASIMRMKPDGTGLEIFARGVRNTVGFDWHPQTNELWFTDNGRDMLGDDIPPDELNRAPQPGLHFGYPYCHGGTIPDPEFGSKRRCDEFVAPAINLGPHVAAIGMRFYTGSMFPEEYRQQIFIAEHGSWNRSTPIGYRVTLVRLKDNRAISYEPFAEGWLQGGRAWGRPADVLVMPDGALLVSDDSAGVIYRISYQR, encoded by the coding sequence ATGCTCAATTGTTCTCCTGCCGCGAGCAGTTTACAAGAGCTGCCGCTGGAGAAGATCAAGTTGCCGCCGGGATTTCGTATCAGCGTGTATGCTGGCAATGTGCCGAATGCGCGCGCGATGGCGTTGGGCAAAAATGGGACGTTATTTGTCGGCTCCCGTTCGGCTGGAAAAGTCTATGCTGTTATTGATCGCGACAAGGATCAAAAAGCGGATGAAGTGATCACGCTGGCAAGAGGATTGAACATGCCGAGCGGTGTCGCGTTCCGCGATGAATCGCTTTATGTAGCCGAGGTCAATCGGGTGTTACGGTTTGACCAGATCGAGTCGAAGCTGAGCAATCCGGGTGCGCCCGTTGTCGTCAACGATAGCTTCCCTAAAGATCGGCATCATGGCTGGAAGTTCATTGGCTTTGGTCCGGATGGAATGCTCTATGTCCCAGTCGGCGCGCCCTGCAATATCTGCGAGCGCGATGATCCGCGTTACGCCTCAATCATGCGAATGAAGCCCGATGGCACAGGGTTGGAAATTTTCGCTCGCGGCGTCCGTAACACTGTCGGGTTTGATTGGCACCCGCAGACGAACGAGCTGTGGTTCACTGACAATGGGCGTGACATGCTTGGCGATGACATCCCGCCTGATGAATTGAATCGCGCCCCGCAACCGGGACTCCACTTTGGCTACCCGTATTGTCATGGCGGTACAATCCCGGATCCGGAATTTGGCAGCAAGCGCCGGTGTGATGAGTTCGTTGCCCCGGCAATCAACCTCGGTCCACACGTGGCGGCGATCGGCATGCGCTTTTATACAGGTTCCATGTTTCCTGAAGAGTATCGCCAACAAATTTTCATTGCCGAACACGGCTCGTGGAATCGCAGCACGCCGATCGGTTATCGCGTCACGCTCGTGCGCCTGAAAGACAATCGCGCCATCAGCTACGAGCCATTTGCTGAAGGCTGGTTGCAAGGCGGACGCGCGTGGGGGCGTCCTGCCGATGTGCTCGTTATGCCGGATGGCGCGTTACTGGTGTCCGATGATTCGGCAGGCGTGATCTATCGGATCAGTTATCAACGGTAG
- a CDS encoding tandem-95 repeat protein, with product MDNSKQAIVAPFNLKAYGLVNHLLHNNVPVLWAIRAGKAKDGVDFTATAQRLYPSAQAAANLSFSGGPFIVHRDYAAVAKPLMTAFGNNVAVYEMTADATIDIRYQLTHKPRIALLNNGGNASIHQTILDLAGIPNYQIVASAASLGTSSCYTLASEAHWLDLTATATVAAVRQFIQSGGNFFAQCEGVDTYENVGLLQTTAGITKSNVSGGFTYPNADLSYSQFVGELADEGGSFRDWLLSPGSSFQNGGHIHVRNTGGSQQMVATAAKLRTGTGGMVFMLGSHNYANTQDLPHYNGLRMYLNAVMTPADRPLGCGLELTVNRVELILTMTVNNPTPSVGDTVVYTLTLTNNGPDVATNVTVTDQLPSGLTFSSYTASQGTYNSSTGVWTVGNLPVNATVTLVLRATVNAGTTGRTLNNSATATASGQCELNLTNNTDSEPITITAPNRPPDAVNDSYGATEDTTLVVGAMSGVLSNDTDPDGDLLTVTSTGAINTARGGTVMMNANGSFSYSPPANYCGQDSFAYTISDGRGGTDTATVTVNVTCVNDPPDAVNDNASTNEDTPVTINVLSNDTDVDGNPLSVTGASDPPRGSVTINGNGTITYTPDANLCGQDSFTYTISDGRGGTDTATVTVNVVCVNDPPVANDDTTGTNEGTPVVIHVLSNDSDVDGNLDPTSVSITVNPRHGTVTVNPVTGAVTYTPNPGFNGIDTFTYRVCDNGGACDTAVVTIGVNSVDDPPVANDDSAVTNEDTPVMINVALNDTDLDGNLNVGSVTVTVNPGRGTVSVNPATGVVTYTPNPNFHGVDTFTYRICDTTSLCDTAVVTVTIRPVNDPPDAVNDSYNATEDTTLTVSAAQGVLANDVDVDGNPLTVTSTGFITTTRGGTVSMNANGSFSYDPPANFCGQDSFTYTISDGQGGTDTATVTLNVACVNDPPVANDDTRGTSENTPVVINVLSNDSDVDGNLDPTSVSITVNPRHGTVTVNPVTGAVTYTPNAGFNGTDTFTYRVCDTNGACDTALVTVIVDSTNDPPVANNDSATTPQGTPVTINVLANDTDVDGVLVPASVTIVSGPAHGTVSVNPVTGQITYTPNPNFYGTDTFVYRVCDNEGACDTATVQVTVTQLPADLVVTKVVDNPAPDLGETITYTITVTNLGPGFASGVEVTERLPSGVTFISAEASQGSYDQTTHVWLVGRLANGESAVLRITVRVNLNATSATITNTVVASANQPDPAPANNTSSVDIGIEAITPPKERATHVHIVFQTPMAPRNGPQPPYPDNQGLLIADYRNDQVRVLLSNGNGTFRVGQQVSVGDGPCAIAVGDFNNDGYTDAVTANQLSGDLSILLGRGDGTFRVQRVLAAGKQPSAVVVGDFNGDDNLDIAVTNAGEDNIVLWLGQGNGAFRAGRSYNTGKQPFGLVVGDLDQDGTLDLATSNFGSENVTVLRGTGRGTFTRITNYLTGKGPLAIVAGDLDQDGRLDLVTADFISNEVSILHNNGRSGFSVMRRLPGGSQRGPIAMATDRFVGPMLGIATANIATGEIAVYIGPIDRSNPMRPQTYRAFDGPASIATGDFNNDGRQDISILDADGITLGVLLSTSDNKFKLTQ from the coding sequence ATGGACAATAGCAAGCAAGCGATCGTTGCCCCGTTCAACCTTAAGGCCTATGGATTGGTCAATCACTTGCTTCACAATAATGTTCCTGTGCTATGGGCCATCAGGGCTGGCAAAGCCAAAGACGGTGTAGATTTCACCGCGACGGCCCAACGTCTTTATCCTTCAGCTCAGGCAGCAGCCAATTTAAGTTTCAGCGGGGGGCCATTTATCGTACATCGAGACTATGCTGCCGTGGCCAAGCCGCTAATGACGGCCTTTGGCAACAACGTGGCTGTTTACGAAATGACAGCGGACGCCACGATTGACATTCGCTACCAACTAACACACAAACCGAGGATCGCATTATTAAACAATGGGGGAAATGCATCTATTCATCAAACGATTCTGGATCTTGCCGGCATCCCCAATTACCAGATCGTAGCCAGCGCCGCCTCGCTCGGCACAAGTTCATGCTACACCCTCGCTAGTGAGGCGCACTGGCTCGATCTTACGGCGACAGCCACAGTGGCGGCGGTGAGGCAATTCATTCAATCCGGTGGTAACTTCTTCGCCCAGTGTGAGGGGGTTGATACCTATGAAAATGTCGGCCTTCTACAGACAACGGCTGGGATTACCAAGTCGAATGTGTCCGGCGGTTTTACCTATCCCAACGCCGACCTCTCTTACAGTCAATTCGTGGGTGAGCTCGCCGACGAAGGTGGCTCATTTCGCGATTGGTTGCTCTCTCCGGGCTCCAGTTTCCAGAACGGGGGGCACATCCATGTTCGAAATACGGGCGGTTCACAGCAAATGGTGGCTACCGCTGCCAAATTGAGAACAGGTACCGGGGGCATGGTCTTCATGTTGGGCTCACATAATTACGCAAACACACAGGATTTGCCGCATTACAACGGCCTCCGGATGTATTTGAACGCTGTCATGACGCCCGCCGATAGACCGCTGGGGTGTGGACTTGAGCTCACAGTGAACCGAGTTGAATTGATCTTGACCATGACGGTCAATAATCCAACGCCGAGTGTGGGAGATACGGTTGTCTATACTCTGACGTTGACTAACAACGGCCCGGATGTAGCTACCAACGTCACTGTAACCGATCAGTTACCATCCGGTTTGACTTTTTCTTCCTATACGGCCAGCCAGGGAACCTATAACAGCAGCACCGGCGTCTGGACTGTCGGCAATTTACCCGTGAATGCAACAGTCACCTTGGTCCTGCGCGCGACAGTCAATGCCGGCACAACCGGCCGGACTTTGAACAACAGCGCAACTGCGACTGCCTCCGGACAATGTGAATTAAATCTCACCAACAACACGGACAGTGAACCTATCACGATCACAGCTCCAAATAGGCCGCCAGATGCCGTGAATGACAGTTACGGCGCGACTGAAGACACCACACTGGTTGTAGGCGCAATGAGTGGTGTTCTGTCTAATGATACTGATCCTGACGGTGATCTGCTAACAGTCACCAGCACCGGTGCTATCAACACGGCTCGCGGTGGGACGGTGATGATGAACGCTAATGGCAGCTTCAGTTATTCGCCGCCGGCCAATTATTGTGGGCAAGACTCATTTGCTTACACGATCAGCGATGGTCGAGGTGGGACAGACACGGCCACGGTGACGGTGAACGTGACGTGTGTCAACGATCCGCCTGATGCAGTGAACGATAACGCGAGCACGAACGAGGACACGCCCGTGACGATCAACGTGTTGAGCAATGACACGGATGTGGATGGGAATCCGTTGAGCGTGACGGGTGCGAGTGATCCGCCGCGTGGGAGTGTGACGATCAACGGCAATGGGACGATCACGTACACGCCGGATGCGAACTTGTGCGGACAGGATAGTTTCACCTACACGATCAGCGATGGTCGAGGTGGAACTGACACGGCCACGGTGACGGTGAACGTCGTCTGCGTCAACGATCCACCTGTGGCCAATGATGATACAACGGGCACCAACGAAGGCACGCCGGTGGTCATCCACGTGCTGAGTAATGATTCCGATGTGGACGGTAATCTTGATCCGACGTCGGTGAGCATTACGGTTAATCCGAGGCATGGCACGGTCACGGTCAACCCGGTCACCGGCGCTGTGACGTACACGCCGAATCCGGGCTTCAACGGCATTGACACATTCACGTATCGAGTGTGCGACAACGGTGGAGCATGCGATACGGCTGTGGTGACGATCGGCGTGAATTCCGTTGACGATCCGCCTGTGGCCAATGATGACAGCGCCGTAACCAATGAAGACACGCCGGTCATGATTAACGTGGCGTTGAACGACACCGACCTGGATGGCAATTTGAATGTGGGCAGTGTAACGGTCACGGTCAATCCAGGCCGTGGTACGGTGTCAGTCAACCCAGCAACCGGCGTGGTAACGTATACGCCGAACCCAAACTTCCACGGCGTGGATACGTTCACCTATCGCATCTGCGACACAACGTCGTTGTGCGATACAGCCGTTGTCACGGTCACGATCAGGCCTGTGAATGATCCGCCGGACGCAGTCAATGACAGTTACAATGCGACGGAGGACACGACGCTGACGGTGAGCGCGGCGCAGGGCGTGTTGGCCAATGACGTTGACGTAGATGGTAATCCGTTGACAGTGACCAGCACAGGATTCATCACGACGACTCGCGGTGGAACGGTGAGCATGAACGCCAACGGCAGTTTCAGTTACGATCCGCCGGCGAACTTCTGCGGGCAGGATAGTTTCACCTACACGATCAGCGATGGGCAGGGTGGGACGGACACGGCGACAGTGACCTTGAATGTGGCTTGTGTCAATGATCCGCCTGTCGCGAACGATGATACAAGAGGCACGAGTGAAAACACGCCGGTGGTCATCAACGTGCTGAGTAATGATTCCGATGTGGACGGTAATCTTGATCCGACATCGGTGAGCATTACGGTTAATCCGAGGCATGGCACGGTCACGGTCAACCCGGTCACCGGCGCCGTGACTTATACGCCGAACGCGGGCTTCAACGGCACGGATACATTCACGTATCGCGTGTGTGATACAAACGGCGCATGTGACACTGCCCTGGTGACGGTCATCGTGGATTCCACGAATGATCCGCCTGTGGCCAACAATGACAGCGCGACCACCCCGCAGGGCACACCGGTGACAATCAACGTGCTGGCCAATGACACAGATGTTGACGGCGTTCTTGTCCCGGCCTCCGTGACGATTGTCAGTGGTCCGGCTCATGGCACGGTGTCGGTCAATCCGGTCACAGGTCAAATCACATACACACCCAATCCAAATTTCTATGGCACGGACACGTTTGTCTATCGAGTGTGCGACAACGAGGGAGCCTGCGATACAGCGACGGTGCAGGTCACTGTAACCCAATTGCCGGCCGACCTCGTGGTCACCAAGGTGGTTGATAATCCCGCTCCAGATCTTGGTGAGACGATCACCTATACGATCACTGTTACAAACCTTGGTCCGGGTTTTGCCAGCGGTGTAGAGGTCACAGAGCGACTGCCATCAGGCGTCACATTCATTTCGGCTGAAGCAAGCCAGGGCAGTTATGATCAGACCACCCACGTATGGCTGGTGGGACGTCTGGCCAATGGCGAGAGCGCCGTCCTGCGCATCACGGTGAGAGTGAATCTGAATGCCACCAGCGCCACTATCACGAACACCGTCGTCGCCAGCGCCAATCAACCAGACCCAGCCCCGGCAAACAACACCAGCAGCGTGGATATTGGCATCGAGGCGATCACGCCGCCGAAGGAGCGCGCCACGCATGTTCACATCGTGTTTCAGACGCCGATGGCGCCGAGGAACGGGCCTCAGCCGCCGTACCCGGATAACCAGGGACTGCTGATCGCCGATTACCGCAACGATCAAGTGCGTGTGCTGCTGAGCAACGGCAACGGCACGTTCCGCGTTGGCCAGCAGGTCTCGGTGGGCGATGGTCCATGCGCGATCGCCGTGGGTGACTTCAACAACGATGGTTACACTGATGCAGTCACGGCAAACCAATTGTCGGGCGATCTGAGCATTTTGCTGGGCAGGGGTGATGGCACGTTCCGGGTCCAGCGCGTGCTCGCGGCAGGCAAACAACCGAGCGCTGTGGTCGTCGGCGATTTCAACGGCGATGACAACCTTGACATTGCCGTGACGAATGCCGGTGAGGATAACATCGTGTTGTGGCTCGGCCAGGGCAATGGCGCATTCAGGGCTGGCCGCAGCTATAATACCGGCAAGCAGCCCTTCGGCCTCGTCGTAGGCGATCTGGATCAGGATGGCACACTGGACCTGGCTACCAGCAATTTCGGATCAGAGAATGTCACCGTCTTGCGGGGCACAGGCCGAGGCACGTTTACTCGAATCACAAACTACCTCACAGGAAAAGGGCCACTGGCTATTGTCGCTGGTGATCTGGATCAGGATGGCCGGCTTGATCTGGTGACAGCCGACTTCATATCCAACGAAGTGTCCATCCTTCACAATAATGGTCGCAGCGGGTTCAGCGTGATGCGCCGGTTGCCCGGTGGGTCACAGCGAGGCCCGATTGCTATGGCCACGGATCGTTTCGTTGGCCCGATGTTGGGCATCGCCACTGCCAATATCGCCACGGGCGAGATCGCCGTCTACATAGGCCCCATTGATCGGTCAAATCCGATGAGGCCACAAACCTATCGCGCATTCGACGGTCCGGCTTCTATCGCCACGGGTGATTTCAACAATGATGGACGGCAGGATATTTCCATCCTCGATGCCGATGGGATCACATTAGGCGTTCTGTTGAGCACGAGCGACAACAAGTTCAAACTGACCCAGTAA
- the betB gene encoding betaine-aldehyde dehydrogenase, producing MQVEIKPQKLFINGEWRDALSGQTFDTINPATGKPITQVALADSHDVDLAVQSARQAFDDGRWTGLSAADRGKILWKIADLVHQQADELAYLETIDSGKPISESRHIDMAMVAELFEYYAGWATKIHGETIPVKGPFLTYTLREPVGVVGAITPWNFPLLLATYKIAPALAAGNTVILKPSEHTPLTALRLAEIMQQAGLPPGVFNVVTGAGETGMALVKHPGVDKIAFTGSTATGQKIMAAAAYTLKQVTLELGGKSPNIVLADADLEQAARGAFLGIFYNNGQVCTAGSRLFVEEAVHDQLLEQLVARTRKTAPGDPLNPKTRLGPIASQPQLEKIMRYVEAGQAEGATLLIGGDRPQIGDGQGYYFNPTIFDNVTNSMTIAREEIFGPVLSTIRVKDVEDAIRQANETIYGLAAGVWTRDVKKAHRIARALKAGTVWVNTYNMYDVASPFGGYKQSGFGRELGLHALQHYTQVKSVWVDLS from the coding sequence ATGCAAGTAGAGATCAAACCGCAGAAATTATTCATCAACGGTGAGTGGCGTGATGCGCTCTCCGGTCAAACGTTCGATACCATCAATCCGGCAACTGGCAAGCCGATCACCCAAGTGGCGCTGGCCGACAGCCACGACGTAGACTTGGCGGTGCAATCGGCTCGTCAGGCGTTTGACGACGGACGCTGGACTGGATTGAGCGCGGCAGACCGTGGCAAAATCCTATGGAAGATCGCTGATCTGGTTCATCAGCAGGCCGACGAGTTGGCCTATCTGGAGACAATAGACAGCGGCAAGCCAATTTCTGAATCGCGCCATATTGACATGGCCATGGTGGCCGAGTTGTTCGAGTATTATGCCGGTTGGGCAACCAAAATTCATGGGGAAACGATTCCTGTCAAAGGGCCGTTTCTCACCTATACATTGCGCGAGCCGGTCGGTGTTGTAGGTGCTATCACGCCTTGGAATTTTCCGTTGCTGCTGGCTACCTACAAGATCGCGCCGGCGCTGGCTGCCGGCAATACAGTCATCCTTAAGCCGTCCGAGCATACACCGCTCACAGCCCTGCGATTGGCTGAGATCATGCAGCAAGCGGGGCTGCCGCCGGGCGTATTCAACGTCGTGACGGGCGCCGGTGAAACCGGTATGGCGCTGGTCAAGCATCCTGGCGTAGATAAAATTGCGTTCACAGGCTCAACGGCGACGGGACAAAAGATTATGGCGGCTGCCGCGTATACGCTGAAGCAGGTGACGCTCGAACTGGGCGGTAAATCGCCCAATATCGTCCTGGCCGATGCCGACCTGGAACAGGCCGCGCGCGGGGCGTTTTTAGGAATTTTCTACAACAATGGTCAAGTGTGCACTGCTGGCTCGCGGTTGTTTGTCGAAGAAGCCGTTCACGATCAGCTCCTGGAGCAACTGGTCGCCAGAACGCGCAAGACAGCGCCGGGCGATCCGCTCAACCCGAAGACGCGGCTCGGCCCGATTGCGTCTCAGCCACAACTGGAGAAAATCATGCGGTACGTGGAAGCCGGCCAAGCTGAAGGCGCCACACTCCTGATCGGTGGCGACCGCCCACAGATTGGCGACGGGCAAGGGTATTACTTCAATCCGACCATCTTCGATAATGTCACCAACTCAATGACCATCGCGCGAGAAGAGATTTTTGGGCCCGTGCTCTCCACGATCCGCGTCAAAGATGTGGAGGACGCCATCCGACAAGCGAACGAAACGATTTATGGGCTGGCCGCAGGCGTCTGGACGCGCGACGTGAAGAAAGCTCATCGGATTGCTCGCGCGCTCAAGGCGGGAACGGTCTGGGTGAACACCTATAACATGTACGATGTCGCTTCGCCTTTTGGCGGCTATAAGCAGAGCGGTTTTGGTCGTGAGCTGGGCCTGCATGCCTTGCAGCATTACACGCAGGTTAAAAGCGTGTGGGTAGATTTGAGTTAA
- a CDS encoding M1 family aminopeptidase, with translation MKRYALWVMMLLVSVGGALVSLSAQPERSVFDEIKRAHQMLQRMPHLHPRAAGWTVDQPSLVVPQPINISHYKIQLRLRPPTPLISGAVTIEGETVETIHSIHIDALSNLTIERVTFNGMPQSFERTSDKIRLNFSSSLPAAFEFTIVVSYSGRAVTGGVLGGGMLVARHNNFPVIGTLSQPYSAPSWWPCIDNPADKTTAEIEVNVPEGYVVASNGLLEATQRQADRTVTYTWRERYPIANYLIAVTTTNFVTFEDSYTALDGTTMPLVYYVYPEHLTQAQRKFPVTRRAMELFAPLFGEYPFLQEKYGMVEFPWSGAMEHQTLTSLGDIIVNFSDFVVQDFISHELAHQWWGNWVTMKTWNDIWLNEGFATYSEVLFFERFLPVHPGELMARSYGGALVGTVYAENAANPWDDPAAIYTKGAWVLHMLRRVLGEERFFAALKDYGRRFAFGNASTADFQHVCEAHYGASLQWFFEQWVYTPARPIYRASYVVSPSSAQGRYTVTLNIEQQQTHPIAGRVGEAAMVYIMPIDVTLYYADGSSETRTVWNDARRQSFTLTATQPVTRIGIDEQNWILKELIQN, from the coding sequence ATGAAGCGATACGCATTGTGGGTGATGATGCTGTTGGTGAGTGTTGGTGGCGCGCTGGTTTCTTTGTCGGCGCAACCGGAGAGGTCCGTCTTTGACGAGATCAAACGCGCGCATCAGATGCTACAACGGATGCCGCACCTGCATCCCAGAGCAGCCGGCTGGACGGTTGATCAGCCTTCGTTGGTGGTGCCGCAGCCAATCAATATCAGCCATTACAAGATACAACTGCGGCTGCGACCGCCCACGCCGCTCATCAGCGGTGCCGTTACGATTGAAGGAGAAACGGTCGAGACCATCCACAGCATTCACATTGACGCGCTCAGCAACCTGACGATCGAGAGGGTGACATTCAACGGGATGCCTCAGTCGTTTGAGCGCACGTCGGACAAAATTCGGCTCAATTTCTCCTCATCGCTGCCGGCGGCGTTCGAGTTCACCATTGTGGTGAGCTATTCAGGGCGAGCCGTCACAGGCGGTGTTTTAGGCGGAGGGATGTTGGTGGCGCGTCATAACAATTTCCCTGTCATTGGCACGCTCAGTCAGCCATATTCGGCGCCGAGCTGGTGGCCGTGCATAGACAATCCTGCCGATAAGACAACTGCCGAGATTGAAGTCAATGTGCCTGAAGGCTACGTAGTCGCATCGAACGGTTTGCTCGAAGCGACGCAGCGCCAAGCAGACCGTACCGTCACGTACACCTGGCGCGAGCGCTACCCCATCGCCAATTACCTGATTGCCGTCACGACGACTAACTTTGTCACCTTTGAAGATAGCTACACGGCGCTCGATGGCACGACCATGCCGCTCGTTTATTACGTCTATCCTGAGCATTTGACTCAGGCGCAACGAAAATTCCCCGTGACGCGCCGAGCAATGGAACTGTTCGCTCCGCTCTTTGGTGAGTATCCGTTCCTGCAAGAGAAATATGGGATGGTGGAATTTCCGTGGAGCGGCGCGATGGAACATCAAACATTGACTAGTTTGGGCGATATTATTGTGAACTTTTCTGACTTCGTCGTTCAGGATTTCATCTCTCACGAACTGGCTCATCAGTGGTGGGGAAACTGGGTGACCATGAAGACGTGGAATGACATCTGGTTGAACGAAGGGTTTGCCACCTATTCAGAGGTCTTGTTCTTCGAGCGTTTTCTGCCGGTCCACCCTGGCGAGCTGATGGCGCGCAGTTATGGAGGTGCACTGGTCGGGACCGTATACGCTGAGAACGCGGCAAATCCCTGGGATGATCCTGCGGCTATTTATACCAAAGGCGCATGGGTGCTTCACATGCTCCGGCGCGTGCTGGGCGAAGAGCGATTCTTTGCCGCGTTGAAGGATTATGGGAGACGGTTTGCCTTTGGCAATGCGTCTACGGCCGATTTTCAGCATGTCTGTGAAGCGCATTATGGAGCGTCGCTGCAATGGTTCTTTGAGCAGTGGGTGTATACGCCAGCCCGGCCCATCTACCGCGCTTCGTACGTGGTCAGTCCGTCAAGCGCACAAGGCCGGTATACAGTGACGCTGAACATCGAGCAGCAACAAACGCATCCGATTGCCGGACGTGTGGGCGAGGCGGCAATGGTCTACATCATGCCGATAGACGTCACTTTGTACTACGCTGACGGTAGCAGCGAGACGCGCACCGTCTGGAATGATGCTCGCCGTCAGTCATTCACTTTGACGGCAACGCAACCTGTCACGCGTATTGGCATTGATGAGCAGAATTGGATTCTCAAAGAGTTGATCCAGAACTGA
- a CDS encoding acyltransferase has translation MRVGFYQFWPTFGDVKGNLEQIAVALNGIEAELIVLPELASSGYLFLEQDEVNAIAEPVPGPTTEFVQTLARRHGCHIVIGLAERAGHHIYNSAVLIGPDGVVGTYRKVHLFYEEKNFFHPGDAGFPLFEIGEVKIGLLVCFDHLFPEAARTLAVQGAQVICHPSNLVLPEIGQLTTRVRAIENRVFWVLANRFGTEERGGKKLSYTGCSQIIAPDGTVLATAPAQEAAVRIVEIDPAQAVCKRITPLNDIFADRRPELYRLTAPS, from the coding sequence ATGCGCGTTGGGTTTTATCAGTTCTGGCCGACGTTTGGCGATGTCAAGGGTAACCTCGAGCAAATCGCTGTCGCGCTCAACGGGATCGAGGCTGAGCTCATCGTGTTGCCCGAATTGGCCAGCAGCGGGTACCTCTTTCTTGAGCAAGACGAAGTCAATGCCATCGCCGAACCGGTGCCGGGGCCGACGACTGAATTTGTGCAAACGCTGGCCCGGCGGCATGGTTGTCATATCGTCATCGGTCTGGCTGAACGCGCCGGCCATCACATTTATAACAGCGCCGTCTTGATTGGCCCGGACGGCGTGGTAGGGACTTACCGGAAAGTCCACTTGTTTTATGAGGAAAAGAATTTCTTCCATCCAGGAGATGCGGGGTTTCCGCTGTTTGAGATTGGGGAAGTGAAAATTGGATTGTTGGTCTGTTTTGATCATCTGTTTCCTGAAGCGGCGCGCACGCTGGCAGTGCAAGGAGCGCAGGTGATCTGCCATCCGTCGAATCTGGTGTTGCCTGAGATCGGGCAATTGACCACGCGCGTGCGGGCGATCGAAAATCGAGTGTTTTGGGTTCTGGCCAATCGCTTCGGCACAGAAGAACGAGGCGGCAAGAAGCTGAGCTACACCGGATGCAGTCAAATCATCGCGCCTGACGGCACGGTGTTGGCCACTGCGCCGGCACAAGAAGCGGCGGTCCGCATTGTGGAGATTGATCCAGCGCAAGCCGTGTGCAAGCGCATCACGCCGCTCAATGACATTTTTGCTGATCGTCGTCCCGAGTTGTATAGACTGACGGCGCCGAGCTGA
- a CDS encoding alpha/beta hydrolase: protein MNLTQWKSAGLIFSYRGHAVFYRDEGAGDVLVCIHGFPTASWDWHRLWPALIERFRVIAPDMLGFGFSDKPKTYAYSLLDQATLHEVLLDSLGIRQVHILAHDYGDTVAQELLARYEDRLSWNGRGIEIKSVCLLNGGIFPESHRPRLMQKMLLSPLGPLVARLASERMFRRSFSAIFAPETRPSEDELHEFWALIQHNDGMRVMHRIIDYMRERRIYRQRWVGVLQQTRVPLRMINGAVDPVSGAHVVARYRQLIPNPDVIVLDTVGHYPQLEAPQAVLAAFFEFVDRVRLGQGCVSSRSLLE, encoded by the coding sequence GTGAATCTCACACAGTGGAAGAGCGCCGGTCTGATTTTTTCATATCGGGGCCATGCCGTTTTTTATCGGGACGAAGGGGCGGGCGATGTGCTTGTGTGCATTCATGGCTTTCCGACGGCGTCATGGGACTGGCATCGCCTATGGCCGGCGTTGATCGAGCGATTCCGCGTGATCGCGCCGGATATGCTCGGCTTCGGGTTTTCAGATAAGCCGAAGACCTACGCTTATTCGTTGCTCGATCAGGCGACGCTACACGAGGTGTTGCTGGATTCGTTAGGAATTCGCCAGGTTCATATCCTCGCTCATGATTACGGCGATACGGTTGCGCAAGAGCTGCTCGCGCGATATGAAGATCGGTTGAGTTGGAACGGACGCGGCATTGAGATCAAATCGGTCTGTTTGCTCAATGGCGGCATTTTTCCGGAAAGTCACCGGCCACGTCTGATGCAGAAGATGCTGCTGAGCCCGCTGGGTCCGCTCGTTGCGCGGCTGGCTTCGGAGCGAATGTTTCGTCGGAGCTTCTCGGCAATCTTCGCTCCTGAAACCCGGCCCTCGGAAGACGAATTGCATGAGTTCTGGGCGCTGATCCAGCATAATGACGGTATGCGAGTCATGCACCGCATCATTGACTACATGCGCGAGCGCCGCATCTATCGGCAACGTTGGGTTGGCGTCTTACAACAGACACGTGTGCCGCTGCGAATGATCAACGGCGCGGTTGATCCGGTCTCTGGGGCTCACGTTGTCGCGCGTTATCGTCAACTGATTCCGAACCCGGACGTCATCGTGCTCGACACAGTTGGCCACTATCCACAGCTTGAAGCGCCACAAGCCGTGCTGGCAGCCTTTTTCGAGTTTGTTGATCGGGTCCGCCTGGGGCAAGGTTGCGTTTCGAGTCGTTCTCTGCTTGAATGA